GCCTTGGTTTGCTCCAGGATGGGCGCCAGCTTGGTGGCCATCTCAGAAGCGGCCTTTCGATCCGGATTGCCCCAGTGGCGCTCCTCGCCCTTGCCCGCCTTGAAATCCGGGTAGAACACGCGGGGATCGACGAAGAGGCTTTCCACCTTGATGGAGATGGCCAAGGGCTCACCGCGCCGGTCCCGCAGCTCCCCGCGGATGGGCGGCACGGGCACGATGGTGGTGTGCTGCTGGTCCGCCTTGGCCTGGTAGCGCTTGTGCTCCACACCCTGCAGCCAGATGAGCCTCAGCAGAATGAGCAGGGCCCAGAGCGCCATGCCGCCCATGATCCACGGCATCCGCCGGGGCAGCAGGTCCTGGGGGTCCTGCCGCCCCAGCAGGCGCCGGGAGGCATGGGATTCAGTGGCGAAGCGGAGGGACACAGGCGGGAACCAGAGAAACGTGGGAACGTGGGGCCATCAGGGCCCGTCACTAGCCTACAGCCCCTCAGAAGAGACCGGGCGGAGCTTGGCCAGGCGCTGATCCTCGGGCGTGAAGGCCCGCTGGATCATGTGCCCCTGCTTGCGGGGCTGCAGTCCCGCCTGCTGGGCGTAAACCTGCACCTCTTCGTCGCGCTGGTAGCGGCTCCGCTCGAGCATCAACTTGCGCTGCAGCTCCTCTTCCTTGTGGATGCGCTCCTTGATCTCTCCCATGGCGTAGCTGAGGCGGGTGCTCTGGATCTTCAGGTAGGCCAAGGTGCCCAGGGGCATGGCCAGGGCCAGCACCAGCAGGAGCGTGCGCAGGATGCCCTCGCTCTCCACCGTGCGGGTGGGTGCGGCAGAGCTGGACAGGTTGCCGACGTTCATGGGGACCTCGTTCAAGCGATCCGCTCCGCCACGCGCAGGCGGGCGGACCGGGAGGGGGGATTCGCGGCGGCTTCGGCCTCGCTGGGCGCGATGCCACCGGCATGGATGAGTTTCAGAACCTTGGGAAGTTCGATGGGAGCGGTGCGTCCCGGGCCGTCATAGATGCCCGCCAGGCGGCGGAGGGTCTGCTTGACGATGCGGTCCTCCAGGCTGTGGAAGCTGATGACCGCCAGGCGCCCCCCCACCCGCAGGTGGGAAACCGCCGCCTCAAGAGATGCGGCCAGACGATCCAGCTCGCCGTTCACGGCGATGCGGATGCCCTGGAAGGTGCGGGTGGCCGGATCACTGTGGCCTTTGCGCTTGGCGGGCTCGCGGGGGATGACGGTGTAGACGGCCTTGGCCAGATCGTGGGTGGTTTCCAGGCGCCCCTCATGCAGCGCCCGCAGGATGGCGCGGGCGATGGGACGGCTGGCCCGCTCCTCGCCGTACTGGTAGATGGCATCCGCCAGGCTTTCGTCCGTCTGCTCGGCGATCCAGGCCCGGGCGGAAAGACCATGCTCCTGGTCCATGCGCATGTCCAAGGGCCCCTCATCCCGGAAACTGAAGCCCCGTTCGGGGCTTCGGAGCTGAAGGGTGGACACGCCCAAGTCGGCCAGGATGGCGTCGAAGCCATCGGGGGCTTGCGCGGCCTTCCAGGCCTGGAAGTGGCTGTCTTCCCAGAGATCTTCGTAGGCACTGGCCAGCAGGCTGAGCCGACCATCGGAACCCAGCCGCTTGGTGGCCAGGGCACGGGCCTCGGGGTCGCGGTCCACTCCCAGGTAGCGGGAGGCTGCATCGGCCTTGGCCAACAGCGCCTCGGCGTGGCCGCCCAATCCCAGGGTGAGGTCGAGGATCCGCGCAGCAGGGGGCAGCACCAGGTGGTCGAGCACCTCCTGAAGCAGCACAGGGACATGAATGGGGGTCGTCATCATCAGATCCCCAGGTCCGCGAGCTGCGCCAGATCCTCGGCGTTGAGGGGCTCGGCCGCCAGGCGGCGCTCGAAGCCGGCCTTGTTCCACAGGGCCAGATGATCCATCTGCCCCAGCACCGCGACTTCGCCCATGAGCTGGGCGGCCTCGCGAAGGATGGGCGGAATGACGAAGCGGCCCTGGGCGTCGGGCTCTACCTCGCTGCCGAAGTAGGCGGTGGTCTCCAGGAACTTGCGCTTGGCGGGGCTGGTGGAAGGCAGGGCGGCGAGGCGGGCTTCGATGGCCTCCCAGACCGGCAGGGGATAGAGGCGGGCCGAACGGCCATCCAGCGAGGTCAGGTAGTGCCGCAGGGACCCGGCGCCTTCGCGCAAAGCTCCGCTCCCTTCGCCCTGGGCGAAGGCCTCCAACTCGGCCTTGAAAGAAGAGGGCAACTTGAGGCGGCCCTTCTCATCCACTGTGGCCGGTGAGTTTCCGCGAAGTCGCAGCACCGGTAACGCCTTTCAACCATCTGCCCAATCGAGAGCTTTGAACCGGAGTGAGACCACTTTGATCCACTTCAGACCATTTTTCTCCACTGAGAACCACTTCAAAGTCTATAAACACCAAGAAAGTCAACAAGTGGAAATAAAAACGAAAGAGCCCTTGCACCCCCTCTGGTCAAAAGGGGATGCAAGGGCCCGTTAATGCTGGCTCTATCAGGAATACGGGGCGGAATCAGGGCGAAAATAGGGCGAGTGCGGCCCGATTTCGCCCAACCAGAGGCGCGGCTTGCGGTTCTAGGTGGAGGCCTTGGAACCCGCCCGGACCTGCGGCCGATGACCGCAGCGGTCACCCTGGTTTCCCGCCGCTTGCAGCGGATCTATCCCAACACCGGAAGGCGAAGCCTCAGGCTTTGCTCAAGCGTCGTGCTCGTCAGGGGTCGCCCATGGCTCCAGCGAATAGATGGAGCGGCTGGCCGTATCGTCCTTGATCTGGATCCTGGCCTTGTTGGCCACCAGCCAGGGCGCGGTGGCGTCCTTGCTGGGCGGGTTCTTCCGGCGGCATTCCTCAGGGGGAACAGAACTGTTCACCTTCCGGCGGTTCCATGCATGGCCGCCATAGCGCCCCACGCCGAGCAGGGAGGGCGTGTAGGTGGGCACCATCCACTTGAGCAGACGGACGATCTCGGGCTGACGCTGCCGGAAGGGCAGTGTGATGGCCTTCCGGAAAGCCTCCATGCCTTCCTGCAGCTTGTCGGGTGGAATGCCGTGCGGGTTGGTCTCGAAAACCTTGGCGTGCAGGGTCGTGCTGGACCGCTCCGAATCCAGAAAGAGCTCCTCGTGAAGCTTCTCTCCGGGCCGGAGCCCTGTGTAGCGAATCTCGATGTCCCGGCCGGGCGTGAGGCCAGATAGCTTGACCATGTCCGCGGCCAGATCCGCGATCTTCACGGGTTCACCCATGTCGAGGACATAGACCTTGCCCGTGCCGCCCAGCAGACCCGCCTGGAGGACCAGCTGGCTGGCTTCGGGGATGGTCATGAAATAGCGGGTCATCTCCGGGTGGGTGACGGTGATGGGGCCGCCGCGCTCGATCTGCTCCACGAAGATGGGCACCACGCTGCCCCGGCTGCCCAGCACGTTGCCGAAGCGCACGCTGACAAAGCTCTTGCCGGGCTGGGCCTTCTTGGAGGCCTCCAACACAATGCATTCCGCGATGCGCTTGGAGGCGCCCAGCACATTGGTGGGGTTCACAGCCTTGTCCGTGGAGATGCTGACCAGGCTCCGCACACCGGATTCCAGGGCCGCCTCCACCACGTTCTTGGTGCCAAAAATGTTGTTGAGCACCGCCTCGGCCGGATGGGTTTCGAGGAAAGGCACATGTTTGTGGGCGGCGGCGTGGAGCACGATGTCCGGCCGGTAGATCTGGAAGAGCTCCCGCAGGCCCGAGCGCTTCCGGATGTCCATGAGTTCGAGGGAATAGGGCTGGGTCGGGAAGAGCCGCTGGATTTCCTGCTGGATCATCCACAGGCTGTTTTCGCCCCGGCCCAGCAGGACCAGGTGCTTGGGTTTGAAGTTGCAAATCTGCCGGGCCAGTTCGCTGCCAATGGAGCCGCCTGCCCCGGTGATGAGCACCACCGAGCCTTCCACCGCCTGAAGCATGGCCGAGTGGTTGAGGCGCACCGGGTCGCGGCGGAGCACATCCTCGATGGAGACATCGCGGATGACCGGCTTCCAGACTTGGGTTCCCAGCAGGTTGTAGAGGCCCGGCACCGTCTTGATCTGGACCCGCAGGCCCTGGAGCGCCGCGTTCAACTTGCGAACCACCAGGCCCGAGGCGCTGGGAATGGCCAGCACCGCATGGGTCACGTTGTGCTTACGCACGATGGCTTCCAGGCGGTCACTTCCCCCCAGAACCCGGACACCATGGGCCCGGTCGCCATGGATGGTCGCATCGTCATCCACGAACCCGATGACGTCGTAGCCCAACTCGGGATGGCGCTCCAGTTCCTGCAGCACCAGCGCACCGGCCTTCCCTGCGCCCACGATGAGGGTCCGGTTCCTGCGCTGCTCCGCGGGTGCCGGGATGGCGGCCGGTTGGGCATGGGTCTCCCGCCACCAACGGCAGCCGATGCGGAGGGCGCCCCAGAAAACCCCCGTCAGGATGGCCGCCCCGAAGGCGATGTTCGGCATCAGCGGATAGAGGCTGAGGGGCCCGGCCATCACCTTCATCACCAGGGAGACGGCGGCAAGAGCCAGGGTCGCCGCCGCCAGGCGCAGCGCGTCGCGCATGTCGGTCAGTCTGTAGACATGGCGGGTCAACTGGAACAGTCCGCCCACGGCCAGGGCCGTCAGGGCCCACAGGATCATCCGCTTGAGGGACCAGTTGGAACCGGCCACCAGGGATTCCATGATCACCCAGGCCATGGCAGCCAAGAATCCATCCATTACCTGCTTTCCAGCCTGGCGCAGGATGGGACTCACAAACATGGGGGCGACCTGATTCACTGCGGGTTTTGACGGGACTTCCATTGCCTGTTTCCTAAGGATAGAGGCCCTGACCATCACGAGCCGGAATCTATGCGTTGGCTGCCCATGAAGTGGAAAAAGCCATGCCGAGCAGCAGCCGCTATCACTCTGACACAAGTCGCGAAGTTCTGGCCCCGAAAGCACCTGGAACCAGGAGAAAAGACGCAGATCCCCACCCATGAAGCGGTCCCTCCCCAGAGAGAGATGAGGGGGCCTGATATGAAGGCAGAGTCCGGCCAGGACTGGCTTTATTAATTAATTACAAGCTGATCCTTAAACTTCAGCCCCCCGGCCAACTTGGCGATGAGGGTGGTAATGGCTCGGGGAGCCCGAGCTTTGAAAAGGAGTTGGCGCAATGGCCTACATGCATTGGCGGGCGGAACTGGAAGTCGGCCACGGACAGATTGATCGCGAGCACCAATCCCTGGTGGAAGTGCTCAACCGCCTGCATGCCGCCATGAAGCAAGGCAAGGGCAGAGAAGAGATTGAGAAGGTGCTGGTGTTCCTCAAGGACTACACCGTGGGCCACTTCAGAGCCGAGGAGGCCCTGATGATGACCCACGCCTACCCCGAGGCGGCGGCACACATCGCCATTCATGCCGACCTGATCAGACAGGTGAAGGACCTCATCGCCGATCACCAATCCGGGAAGGCCCTGCTCACCGCCTCCGTGCTGGAATTCCTGGAGGATTGGCTGGTCAAACACATCATGGGCGAAGATAAGGCCTTCGGCGCCTTCTTGAAGAGCAAGGGCATCACGGCCTGACCGCAGCCGTGCACACCAGCCGGTCTACTGGCAGAGCCGCCCGCCCAGGGCTTTGCCCCCCAGCAGGTGGAAATGCAAGTGGAAGACCGTCTGGCCTGAGTCGGGGCCGCAATTGTTGAGCAGGCGCCAGCCTCCGGTCATGACGCCGAGATCCCTGGCCAGCTGAGCCGCCACCTGGGGAATGCGCGCCGCCGCGGCGGCCGTTTCGGTCGTCAGATCCCCCAACCCCTCGCAATGGGCCTTGGGAATGATCAGCACATGGACCGGCGCCTGCGGGAAGATGTCCTTGAAGGCGAGCAGGGTATCGTCTTCATACACCAGGGCCGCGGGAATCTCCTTCCGCGCGATCTTGCAGAACAGGCACTCGCTCGCAGGGGCATTCATCAGGACCTCCGATGTTCCACATCATCTTGCACCAGCCTGAGATTCCGCAAAACACCGGCAGCATCGGCCGCCTCTGTGTGAACAACGGCGCCAAGCTGCACCTGGTCCACCCCCTGGGTTTCGAGACCACGGACTACTACCTGCGGCGTGCGGGCCTCGACTACTGGGAGAAGCTCGACCCCACCCACTACACCGACTGGAACGATTTCCTCGCCCGCAATCCCGCCCAGCGGCTGTGGTTCTTCACCACCAAGGGCGCCCGGCGCCACACGCAGGTGCCCTGGGCCTACGGCGATGGCCTGGTCTTCGGCAAGGAGACCATGGGCCTGCCTGAAGACATCCTGGCCGCCCACGCAGACAACCTGGTGCGCATCCCCATGCTGGGCGATCACCACCGCAGCCTCAATCAAGCCCAGGCCGCAGCCATTGGCCTTTATGAGGCCCTGAGGCAGACTGAGAACTGGTAACCCGGAGTTTCCCATGAGCCCAGCGCCCATCCGCGTCGTCATCGCCAAGCCCGGCCTGGACGGCCACGACCGCGGCGCCAAGGTGGTGGCCCGGGCCCTGCGGGACGCCGGCATGGAAGTGATCTACACCGGCCTGCGTCAGACGCCCGCCCAGATCGTGGCGGCGGTGGTGCAGGAGGATGCCCGGGTGCTCGGCCTCAGCATCCTCAGCGGCGCCCACAACCAGATCTTCCCGGAAGTGCTGCGCCTCCTCAAGGCGCAGGGCGCGGACGATGTGCTGGTCTTCGCCGGTGGCATCATCCCCAATGACGACGTGCCCGGCCTCAAGGCCCAGGGCATCCGTGAGATCTTCCAGCCCGGCACCAACACCGATGACATCGTGGCCTTCATCCGCAAGGAAGTCGAAGCCTGATGGCCAAGCTTAGCCCCCATTTTGAATGCACCGCCTGCGGCGCCCGCCATCCCAAGGCCATGGGCAAGTGCACCGCCTGCGGCGCGTGGGAGACCGTGCAGGAAGTCCGCGGCGCCCTGAAGCGGGATCTGCAACGGGCCGGTTCCGCCTACGCGCAGAGCCACTACGCAGGACCTGTGGCCCTGCCCGATGTGGATGTGCGCGATACGGAACGCACCGCCACCGGCCTGCTGGAACTGGATCGTGTGCTGGGCGGCGGCGTGGTGCCCGGCATGGTGGCCCTGCTGGGCGGCGAGCCGGGCATCGGCAAGTCCACCCTGCTGCTGCAGTGGGCCGCCACCACTTCAGGCACCGTGCTCTACGCCAGCGGCGAGGAGAGTGAGCGGCAGATCAAGCTGCGCGCCCAGCGCCTGGGCGCCGAGAACCCGGGCATCCACCTCCTGGCGGAGACGGATGTTCGCCGCATCCTCGAAGAGGCCGAGCGCATGAAGCCCAGCCTGCTGCTGGTGGACAGCATCCAGACCCTCTTCGATCCCGAATTCGAAAGCAGCGCCGGCAGTGTGAGCCAGGTGCGTGGCTGCGCGGCCCTGCTCACCCGCTGGGCCAAGGCCACAGGCACCCCCCTGGTGCTGGTGGGCCACGTCACCAAGGACGGCAGCCTCGCCGGTCCCAAGGTGCTGGAACACCTGGTGGACACGGTGCTCGCCTTCGAGGGCGACCGGCACCACCACCACCGCCTGCTGCGGGCCCTGAAGAACCGCTTCGGCGCTGCGTTTGAATTGGGCGTGTTCGCCATGACCGAAAAGGGCCTGGTGCCCGCCGAGGGCAATCCCTTCTTCCTGGATGCCGAGCCAAGGCCCGGCTGCGCAGCCACCGTGGTGCTCAGCGGCACCCGACCCATGGTGGTGGAGATCCAGGCCCTGGTGGCGGCCGCTGGCCTCGGCATCCCCCGCCGTACGGCCCTGGGCATTGATGGACAACGGCTGTCCATGCTCTGTGCCGTGGCCGAGCGCCGTGGCGGTGTGCAGCTCCATGACCGCGACGTCTACGTGAACGTAGCTGGTGGACTCGAAATCGAAGATCCCGCCGCCGATCTGGCCGTCATCGCCGCGCTCTGCAGCAGCGCCGGGGGCCGTCTGCTGGCGGACAAATG
This sequence is a window from Geothrix sp. PMB-07. Protein-coding genes within it:
- a CDS encoding tRNA (cytidine(34)-2'-O)-methyltransferase, giving the protein MFHIILHQPEIPQNTGSIGRLCVNNGAKLHLVHPLGFETTDYYLRRAGLDYWEKLDPTHYTDWNDFLARNPAQRLWFFTTKGARRHTQVPWAYGDGLVFGKETMGLPEDILAAHADNLVRIPMLGDHHRSLNQAQAAAIGLYEALRQTENW
- a CDS encoding bacteriohemerythrin gives rise to the protein MAYMHWRAELEVGHGQIDREHQSLVEVLNRLHAAMKQGKGREEIEKVLVFLKDYTVGHFRAEEALMMTHAYPEAAAHIAIHADLIRQVKDLIADHQSGKALLTASVLEFLEDWLVKHIMGEDKAFGAFLKSKGITA
- the radA gene encoding DNA repair protein RadA; protein product: MAKLSPHFECTACGARHPKAMGKCTACGAWETVQEVRGALKRDLQRAGSAYAQSHYAGPVALPDVDVRDTERTATGLLELDRVLGGGVVPGMVALLGGEPGIGKSTLLLQWAATTSGTVLYASGEESERQIKLRAQRLGAENPGIHLLAETDVRRILEEAERMKPSLLLVDSIQTLFDPEFESSAGSVSQVRGCAALLTRWAKATGTPLVLVGHVTKDGSLAGPKVLEHLVDTVLAFEGDRHHHHRLLRALKNRFGAAFELGVFAMTEKGLVPAEGNPFFLDAEPRPGCAATVVLSGTRPMVVEIQALVAAAGLGIPRRTALGIDGQRLSMLCAVAERRGGVQLHDRDVYVNVAGGLEIEDPAADLAVIAALCSSAGGRLLADKCLFMGEVGLTGEVRPVAQLPLRLQEGARLGFAAAAVPRLGLEGKSPLELYAETSVERLRSKAWLKGVVEE
- the rsmH gene encoding 16S rRNA (cytosine(1402)-N(4))-methyltransferase RsmH, encoding MMTTPIHVPVLLQEVLDHLVLPPAARILDLTLGLGGHAEALLAKADAASRYLGVDRDPEARALATKRLGSDGRLSLLASAYEDLWEDSHFQAWKAAQAPDGFDAILADLGVSTLQLRSPERGFSFRDEGPLDMRMDQEHGLSARAWIAEQTDESLADAIYQYGEERASRPIARAILRALHEGRLETTHDLAKAVYTVIPREPAKRKGHSDPATRTFQGIRIAVNGELDRLAASLEAAVSHLRVGGRLAVISFHSLEDRIVKQTLRRLAGIYDGPGRTAPIELPKVLKLIHAGGIAPSEAEAAANPPSRSARLRVAERIA
- a CDS encoding histidine triad nucleotide-binding protein, encoding MNAPASECLFCKIARKEIPAALVYEDDTLLAFKDIFPQAPVHVLIIPKAHCEGLGDLTTETAAAAARIPQVAAQLARDLGVMTGGWRLLNNCGPDSGQTVFHLHFHLLGGKALGGRLCQ
- a CDS encoding division/cell wall cluster transcriptional repressor MraZ; the encoded protein is MLRLRGNSPATVDEKGRLKLPSSFKAELEAFAQGEGSGALREGAGSLRHYLTSLDGRSARLYPLPVWEAIEARLAALPSTSPAKRKFLETTAYFGSEVEPDAQGRFVIPPILREAAQLMGEVAVLGQMDHLALWNKAGFERRLAAEPLNAEDLAQLADLGI
- a CDS encoding cobalamin B12-binding domain-containing protein — encoded protein: MSPAPIRVVIAKPGLDGHDRGAKVVARALRDAGMEVIYTGLRQTPAQIVAAVVQEDARVLGLSILSGAHNQIFPEVLRLLKAQGADDVLVFAGGIIPNDDVPGLKAQGIREIFQPGTNTDDIVAFIRKEVEA
- a CDS encoding nucleoside-diphosphate sugar epimerase/dehydratase, with the translated sequence MFVSPILRQAGKQVMDGFLAAMAWVIMESLVAGSNWSLKRMILWALTALAVGGLFQLTRHVYRLTDMRDALRLAAATLALAAVSLVMKVMAGPLSLYPLMPNIAFGAAILTGVFWGALRIGCRWWRETHAQPAAIPAPAEQRRNRTLIVGAGKAGALVLQELERHPELGYDVIGFVDDDATIHGDRAHGVRVLGGSDRLEAIVRKHNVTHAVLAIPSASGLVVRKLNAALQGLRVQIKTVPGLYNLLGTQVWKPVIRDVSIEDVLRRDPVRLNHSAMLQAVEGSVVLITGAGGSIGSELARQICNFKPKHLVLLGRGENSLWMIQQEIQRLFPTQPYSLELMDIRKRSGLRELFQIYRPDIVLHAAAHKHVPFLETHPAEAVLNNIFGTKNVVEAALESGVRSLVSISTDKAVNPTNVLGASKRIAECIVLEASKKAQPGKSFVSVRFGNVLGSRGSVVPIFVEQIERGGPITVTHPEMTRYFMTIPEASQLVLQAGLLGGTGKVYVLDMGEPVKIADLAADMVKLSGLTPGRDIEIRYTGLRPGEKLHEELFLDSERSSTTLHAKVFETNPHGIPPDKLQEGMEAFRKAITLPFRQRQPEIVRLLKWMVPTYTPSLLGVGRYGGHAWNRRKVNSSVPPEECRRKNPPSKDATAPWLVANKARIQIKDDTASRSIYSLEPWATPDEHDA